A single genomic interval of Desulfobotulus pelophilus harbors:
- a CDS encoding precorrin-2 dehydrogenase/sirohydrochlorin ferrochelatase family protein has translation MNYPLFMHMEGIPCLVVGGGRVGLRKARGLLSAGARVVVVEPAPCSELIRMARDGLLELRSRFFEAGDLEGMRLVFAATHNAAANAMVARESRSHGIFCNIADDPSGSDFFLPALVQRGDLTLAISTGGRSPALARKLRMDLEACFDEGYQPFLEIMGRVRQYLLAREHNPDRHRDIFRFLVEGPLLSHIRNRDRQAMVRLLSPFVGDGAEELVFSVIRDNDVRNAPENSERHRKEEDS, from the coding sequence GTGAACTATCCGCTTTTTATGCATATGGAAGGGATTCCCTGTCTTGTGGTTGGAGGGGGGCGTGTCGGGTTGCGAAAAGCCAGAGGGCTTCTGTCTGCCGGTGCCAGGGTGGTGGTGGTGGAGCCAGCACCCTGTTCTGAACTGATCCGTATGGCAAGGGACGGACTGCTGGAGCTTCGCTCCAGATTTTTTGAAGCAGGGGATCTGGAAGGTATGCGCCTTGTTTTTGCTGCCACCCATAACGCAGCAGCGAATGCCATGGTGGCCCGGGAATCCCGCAGCCATGGTATTTTCTGTAACATAGCCGATGATCCTTCAGGCTCTGATTTTTTTCTGCCTGCTCTGGTGCAGCGCGGTGATCTTACCCTGGCCATTTCTACGGGTGGGCGCAGCCCGGCCCTGGCCCGTAAGCTGCGTATGGACCTGGAGGCCTGCTTTGATGAAGGGTACCAGCCTTTTCTGGAGATCATGGGAAGGGTGCGGCAGTACCTGCTGGCCAGGGAGCATAATCCGGACAGGCACAGGGATATTTTTCGTTTTCTGGTGGAAGGGCCTCTTCTCTCCCATATCAGAAACAGAGACAGGCAGGCCATGGTGCGTCTGTTGAGCCCCTTTGTGGGAGATGGTGCGGAAGAACTGGTTTTTTCAGTGATCAGGGACAATGATGTCCGGAATGCTCCGGAAAATTCGGAGAGACATCGGAAGGAAGAGGATTCATGA
- the ccsB gene encoding c-type cytochrome biogenesis protein CcsB, producing MSIVVILYALSTLGYLVFLLLRKEGWQRGGFVLLCAGFLVHAVWLGSRWVKEGHLPLFDLSGNLSFSAFIFAGVFIALRHRYHVKILGIFVASVTAGLSLAAWLTPSASSLPEPAYTSLWVVVHVAASFAGNAAFTLAFAVGVLYLLLERRIKEKRKDIFFRRLPSLELLDATGHACILVGFTFMTLGLATGILYARTVWGQFWSWDPKEVWSLVVWLVYAALLHGRLSSEWRGRKAARMAIVGFLLVLFTFLGVNFLLMGHHEGFTRIGA from the coding sequence ATGAGTATTGTTGTGATTCTTTATGCCCTGAGTACCCTTGGCTATCTGGTTTTCCTGCTGTTGAGAAAAGAAGGCTGGCAGAGGGGGGGCTTTGTTCTGCTTTGTGCCGGGTTTCTGGTCCATGCTGTCTGGCTGGGCAGCCGGTGGGTGAAGGAAGGCCACCTGCCTCTCTTTGACCTTTCGGGTAATCTTTCCTTCAGTGCTTTTATTTTTGCCGGCGTTTTCATTGCCCTGAGGCATCGCTATCATGTAAAAATTCTGGGTATTTTTGTGGCCAGTGTCACGGCGGGATTAAGTCTTGCCGCATGGCTGACGCCATCGGCTTCTTCCCTTCCGGAGCCTGCCTATACCAGCCTTTGGGTAGTGGTGCATGTGGCTGCCAGTTTTGCGGGGAATGCTGCCTTTACTCTGGCCTTTGCCGTGGGCGTGCTGTATCTCCTTCTGGAAAGACGGATCAAAGAAAAGAGAAAGGATATTTTCTTTCGCAGGCTGCCGTCGCTGGAGCTGCTGGACGCAACGGGGCATGCCTGTATTCTTGTGGGTTTTACTTTCATGACCCTTGGGCTGGCCACGGGAATTCTGTATGCCCGCACGGTATGGGGGCAGTTCTGGAGCTGGGATCCAAAGGAAGTCTGGTCCCTTGTGGTATGGCTGGTTTATGCGGCCCTGCTTCATGGGCGGCTTTCTTCAGAATGGCGGGGAAGAAAGGCGGCCCGGATGGCTATTGTGGGTTTTCTTCTGGTTCTGTTCACCTTTCTGGGGGTGAATTTTCTTTTGATGGGACACCATGAAGGCTTTACCCGTATAGGGGCCTGA
- the hemA gene encoding glutamyl-tRNA reductase: protein MARLPGIVLFGMNHKTAALEVREKLSLNADEVASVLLNLKMAGTISELLILSTCNRVEFLLVTPDTDEARKEVLAELALRKGVAPEFFASCFYLFEGLEAVRHLFRVSASLDSMVLGEPQILGQVKQAYQRSTAAGASGPILNRLMHRAFQVAKRIRTETGIGDHAVSISYAAIELARKIFGSLEGRKAMLLGAGEMAELAVEHLLRHRISEVIVANRTFDRGFALAQRFGGKAIRFDDVQATLGDVDIVISSTGASDYVIRKADIRPLMRKRQNRSLFFIDIAVPRDVDPAINSLDNAYVYDIDDLQGVVDDNLHERQQEASRAEGIIEEAVLRFAEWVEGLALVPTIKALREKVGTILEDELRRTLGDAGLPSEAMDRMVESMVTKILHDPISLLKSGGMHGNRDRYLGWVRLLFCLDPVESEGRSVPSVDCFLHREGEACVCKQKTGWKRCF, encoded by the coding sequence ATGGCAAGACTTCCGGGTATTGTTCTTTTTGGAATGAATCACAAAACAGCGGCTCTTGAGGTGCGGGAAAAGCTGTCACTGAATGCCGATGAAGTGGCTTCCGTGCTTTTGAATCTGAAGATGGCCGGTACAATTTCTGAGCTACTGATCCTTTCCACCTGTAACCGGGTGGAGTTTCTCCTTGTCACTCCGGATACGGATGAGGCCCGTAAAGAGGTATTGGCTGAGCTTGCATTGCGTAAGGGTGTGGCCCCAGAGTTCTTTGCCTCCTGTTTTTATCTGTTTGAGGGGCTGGAAGCTGTGCGGCATCTTTTTCGTGTTTCCGCCAGTCTGGATTCCATGGTTCTGGGGGAGCCTCAGATCCTGGGGCAGGTCAAACAGGCTTATCAACGTTCCACGGCAGCCGGGGCATCCGGTCCCATCCTGAACAGGCTGATGCACCGTGCCTTTCAGGTGGCCAAGCGTATCCGAACGGAAACGGGCATCGGAGACCATGCCGTTTCCATCAGCTATGCGGCCATAGAGCTGGCAAGAAAAATTTTTGGCTCCCTGGAAGGGCGCAAGGCCATGCTTCTGGGGGCCGGAGAAATGGCGGAACTGGCTGTGGAGCATCTCCTGCGGCACAGGATCAGTGAGGTTATTGTGGCCAACCGCACCTTTGACAGGGGTTTTGCCCTGGCGCAGCGGTTCGGTGGGAAAGCCATCCGCTTTGACGATGTACAGGCCACCCTGGGAGATGTGGATATTGTCATCAGCTCCACAGGAGCATCGGACTATGTAATACGAAAGGCGGACATACGGCCGCTGATGCGAAAAAGACAGAACCGTTCTCTGTTTTTTATCGATATTGCCGTGCCAAGGGATGTGGACCCCGCCATCAACTCTCTGGATAATGCCTATGTCTATGACATTGACGATCTTCAGGGCGTTGTGGATGATAACCTTCATGAACGGCAGCAGGAAGCTTCCCGTGCGGAGGGGATTATTGAGGAGGCGGTGCTGCGTTTTGCCGAGTGGGTGGAAGGGCTGGCACTGGTTCCCACCATCAAAGCCCTGCGTGAAAAGGTTGGCACCATTCTTGAGGATGAGCTGCGCCGGACCCTGGGAGATGCGGGCCTTCCTTCCGAAGCCATGGACCGTATGGTGGAATCCATGGTGACCAAGATCCTGCATGATCCCATTTCTCTCCTCAAAAGTGGTGGTATGCATGGCAACAGAGATCGTTATCTTGGCTGGGTACGTCTCCTGTTTTGTCTGGATCCGGTGGAAAGTGAGGGGCGTTCGGTTCCATCTGTGGATTGTTTTCTGCATCGGGAAGGGGAGGCCTGCGTCTGTAAGCAGAAAACAGGATGGAAGCGATGTTTCTGA
- the dksA gene encoding RNA polymerase-binding protein DksA, with the protein MDKEQIEYFRTYLVTQLDELLHQADGTVSGMTEPKENFPDPTDRASHESNRNFELRIRDREHKLIKKIKQALDRIDNGTFGVCDSCGEDIAVERLKARPVTAQCIECKTKSEKMEKALGI; encoded by the coding sequence ATGGATAAAGAACAGATTGAATACTTCAGAACCTATCTTGTTACACAGCTGGATGAGTTGCTCCATCAGGCCGATGGTACGGTCAGTGGCATGACAGAGCCGAAGGAAAATTTTCCGGATCCCACGGATCGTGCGTCCCATGAGTCCAACCGGAATTTTGAACTGCGTATACGTGACCGGGAGCACAAGCTGATCAAAAAAATCAAGCAGGCACTGGACCGCATTGATAATGGAACCTTTGGAGTCTGTGATTCCTGCGGTGAGGATATTGCTGTTGAGCGTCTCAAGGCAAGGCCTGTAACAGCACAGTGCATTGAATGTAAAACAAAGTCCGAGAAGATGGAAAAAGCTCTTGGCATTTGA
- a CDS encoding PHP domain-containing protein encodes MAFESLDPAVDLHTHSTASDGSRTPQELMEEAVSLGLAALSITDHDTMAGVLEVLDAGFCSAIHFVPGVEISATVPEGMDRQDSLHILGYGMNPHDRQLTSLLERLQEAREKRNPLMIRKLQNLGLDITMEEVAEKSGSGLVGRPHMAGVLVDKGLVPDVDTAFERYLGSGRPAYEEKYRVPWKEAIRVIRTAGGVPVLAHPGLIRGLDRESLRSLLVRLCAEGLSGVEVYYPRHDRVLVSTLEALASEMGLIRTGGSDYHGGLKDGIALGRGFGDLLVPYEVYEELRLAMKKAAGG; translated from the coding sequence TTGGCATTTGAATCTCTGGATCCTGCTGTGGATCTGCATACCCATAGTACGGCTTCCGATGGCAGCCGTACACCTCAGGAGCTTATGGAAGAAGCGGTATCTCTTGGGCTGGCTGCTCTTTCCATAACAGATCATGATACCATGGCCGGCGTCCTAGAAGTTCTGGATGCCGGTTTTTGTTCCGCCATTCATTTTGTACCAGGGGTTGAAATATCGGCCACGGTGCCCGAAGGTATGGACAGGCAGGACAGCCTTCATATCCTAGGATATGGTATGAATCCCCATGACAGACAGCTTACCTCCCTTCTGGAAAGACTGCAGGAGGCCAGAGAAAAGAGAAATCCCCTCATGATCCGTAAATTACAGAATCTGGGGTTGGATATCACCATGGAAGAGGTGGCTGAAAAATCGGGCAGTGGACTGGTGGGGCGTCCGCACATGGCGGGAGTCCTTGTGGATAAAGGACTTGTTCCGGATGTGGATACGGCCTTTGAGCGTTATCTCGGCAGCGGTCGTCCTGCCTATGAGGAAAAATACAGAGTGCCCTGGAAAGAAGCTATCCGAGTGATCCGGACGGCGGGGGGGGTTCCCGTACTGGCCCATCCCGGCCTGATCCGTGGACTGGACAGGGAGTCCCTGCGCAGCCTGCTGGTACGGCTTTGTGCCGAAGGGCTTTCCGGGGTTGAGGTGTATTATCCCCGGCATGACAGAGTGCTGGTCAGCACCCTTGAGGCTCTTGCTTCAGAGATGGGCCTGATCCGCACAGGCGGATCGGATTACCATGGCGGTCTGAAGGATGGCATTGCTCTGGGCAGGGGGTTCGGTGACCTTCTGGTTCCCTATGAGGTTTATGAAGAACTGAGGCTTGCCATGAAAAAGGCTGCTGGCGGGTAG
- the rnc gene encoding ribonuclease III — protein sequence MTFLSMKVLQEAIQYSFHNPEVLDNALCHSSYVNEQALVLKNNERLEFLGDAVLSLVIGHLLMDHFRDVREGDLSRIRASLVNERQLAEVARQLDLGAHIRLGRGEVQTNGRNKDSILADAYEALVAAVYRDGGFEAAFAFVARCFGPILARLDMREGIHDAKSRLQEEVQMRHKVTPVYRIVGEEGPDHDKIFHVEVEAHRLTARGAGKSKKLAEQDAARKILEMMSL from the coding sequence ATGACTTTTCTTTCCATGAAGGTCCTTCAAGAGGCCATACAGTATTCCTTTCATAATCCTGAGGTACTTGACAACGCGCTTTGCCACTCTTCCTATGTCAATGAGCAGGCTCTGGTACTCAAAAATAATGAGCGGCTCGAGTTTCTTGGCGATGCGGTCTTAAGTCTTGTCATCGGTCATCTTCTCATGGATCATTTCAGGGATGTCCGGGAAGGGGACTTGTCCCGTATCCGCGCCAGTCTTGTGAATGAGCGGCAATTGGCAGAGGTGGCAAGGCAGCTGGATCTGGGAGCCCATATTCGTCTGGGACGCGGAGAAGTGCAGACCAATGGCCGCAACAAGGATTCCATTCTGGCCGATGCCTATGAGGCCCTTGTGGCGGCGGTTTACAGGGATGGTGGCTTTGAGGCGGCCTTTGCTTTTGTTGCCCGTTGCTTTGGTCCCATCCTTGCCCGTCTTGATATGAGAGAAGGTATCCATGATGCCAAAAGTCGTCTTCAGGAAGAAGTGCAGATGCGGCACAAGGTGACACCTGTATACCGTATTGTTGGCGAGGAAGGGCCGGACCACGATAAAATTTTTCATGTGGAGGTGGAAGCTCACCGGCTTACTGCCAGGGGGGCCGGTAAAAGTAAGAAGCTGGCGGAACAGGATGCAGCTCGTAAAATTCTGGAAATGATGTCCCTTTAG
- a CDS encoding radical SAM protein, with protein MVISIGKPFIIPLFLPHAACPRHCLFCNQKALHAEDFLLDMHALRRERDRWLAFPRNRQRPLELAFFGGNFLGLGESRLRACMDLVTEVPGAGVRFSTRPDTVSEDSVRICKKAGRPVTVELGIQSLDEAVLRRSARGHGVAEVARAVQVLKDAGIRTGAQMMLGLPGATESSDMASAESLCVLSPDFARVAPTLVLGGSGLALLYRRGAYKPMSFGEAVLRSARYVDLLEKRGVPVVRIGLQTDTFLENSIVAGPHHPAFGEWVRGRMLADRVLVVLASMGPFFAGEEVCIRAADSIRGRMQGMKKSNFPLFCKAVAPASLRIRTDAGLPPGFWQVEHRGNLTGPA; from the coding sequence TTGGTTATCTCCATTGGTAAGCCTTTTATTATTCCCCTCTTTCTCCCCCACGCGGCCTGTCCCCGCCACTGTCTGTTCTGCAACCAGAAGGCCCTGCATGCGGAGGATTTTTTGCTGGATATGCATGCATTGCGCAGGGAAAGGGACCGTTGGCTTGCTTTTCCCAGGAACCGGCAGCGTCCTCTGGAGCTTGCTTTTTTCGGTGGTAATTTTCTGGGTCTTGGTGAATCCCGGCTGAGGGCATGTATGGATCTGGTGACGGAAGTACCGGGTGCGGGAGTCCGTTTTTCCACAAGGCCGGATACGGTATCCGAAGACTCTGTCCGGATTTGCAAGAAGGCTGGCAGGCCTGTTACGGTGGAGCTGGGAATTCAGTCTCTGGACGAGGCTGTGCTGAGACGTTCGGCACGGGGGCACGGTGTGGCTGAGGTGGCAAGAGCGGTGCAGGTTCTCAAGGATGCGGGTATCCGTACGGGGGCCCAGATGATGCTGGGCCTTCCCGGTGCTACGGAAAGCTCCGACATGGCCTCGGCCGAAAGTCTTTGTGTTTTGTCTCCCGATTTTGCCCGTGTGGCTCCCACTCTTGTCCTTGGCGGCAGTGGGCTGGCCCTTCTTTACCGCAGGGGAGCCTATAAGCCCATGAGCTTCGGAGAGGCGGTGCTGCGTTCGGCCCGCTATGTGGATCTGCTGGAAAAAAGAGGTGTTCCGGTGGTGCGTATCGGTCTTCAGACGGATACCTTTCTGGAAAACAGCATTGTGGCAGGTCCTCACCATCCTGCTTTTGGGGAATGGGTGCGCGGCCGCATGCTGGCCGACCGCGTTCTGGTTGTTCTTGCTTCCATGGGGCCTTTTTTTGCCGGTGAAGAGGTGTGCATCCGTGCAGCAGACTCCATCCGGGGGCGTATGCAGGGAATGAAAAAAAGTAATTTTCCCCTATTCTGCAAAGCCGTAGCTCCCGCCTCCCTTCGTATTCGGACAGATGCCGGTCTTCCACCTGGTTTCTGGCAGGTGGAACATCGGGGAAACCTTACAGGCCCTGCTTGA